In Corticium candelabrum chromosome 1, ooCorCand1.1, whole genome shotgun sequence, the genomic stretch GACTTCATGTGGTCACTAAGAAATCGCACAAATGTAAGCTGCACTCCAAACTCCTTGCAGTCATTGTATTGACCTAACTGAAATCTAGAACAGTGATAGCGAGCTGCCTGAATGGCATCCAAATAAAGTTGAGTGAAAATGTTAGGAACACTCCTAGTCACTACAACAAATTCTCGTGCCTCATTTCTAAATATTCGTGCTTCCATTGGATTCAGTCCAACACCAAACTTGTAAAATCCTGCACTCCATCGAGAGTTCAAAACGGCAACTTTTCGATGAAAATCAAATATGAATATAATGTGTGGTTCTCTTAGTTGAAGATGACTTCGAACATCTCGTGAAAACTGATCTGCTTCTCGTTGAATTTGTCCATAACTTGCACCCCCTACACTAGCTGGCACATAACCTGACCTTACTTCCTCAAGACTACGTTGAACTTTCTTTCTGATCTGTTCAAAAGAGGACTTTAAAGCATTAGCAGCTCCACCAACTTCTGAAGAAGGCCACAGCTTCAAGTCGACCGCAGATGAGTCAATATACTGAGCTACAACTTCAGAGAGATTTGATATCCCATCTGTCATGTATTCATGATTCAAATCGTTACACTGAGCACCCAGTACTTGATAAGGTATGCGTGTCACCATAAAAAACAGATGAAATGCAAACTGTTCAATTAGAATAACTGTTTGTCGAGCTAAATAAAAATCAGTATTAAGAATAAAATCTCTTATAATTTACAACGACTGATTGCTGCACAGTGCTGTACCTGTGGTTCTGTTAGAAAAGTCACCATCCACAGCAGATAAACCTAAATCAGAGCTTTGCCAAGATTGCAATGCTGGATGAAGATGTAGCTGTTCTTCTGGTTCTCTAGACCAGTTGCTTTCTGACAAGCCTGCAGAATTAGTCGAAGAAAATTTGCGAGCAACTCCTAAAGAATGTCCACATTGAAATCCTGAAGATGTGCTTGAGACCGACTGCAGAAAAGGCTTGTTCCTTTGTGAAGATTCCGAACGAGGTACAGTAACAGAGTGTGCCTGATCAGCAGTCAAGTGTGAACTCAAGCTAGTCATATGCCTTGTAATATGCAAAAATTGAGGAAATGCCACAATTGCTTGACAAAAGGACCATGCTATTGTAGCTCCATGTGGTGTTAAAGAAACAACCATCTCACTTCCCTGATAAGCACAAACTATAAACGTTCTGCGGCTATCAACATCAGCTACAAACATTTACCGCATCGATGGCATCCAGATCCCGTAGTATAGAAACAAAAGAACCTCGTACATTGTCTATTATTACAAGTATATCGATGACATTTGTAAACATTGTCAGTACAGTCATTTCAGTACATGCACTGCTACTTCACCATAAATATGCATTACATTCATAACTATCTATACAAACTACAACATAAGTCTAACAGTTCAATACTATTTGAGCTGCAACTAGCTGAACCACACTAAAAGTGTCCACCCAGAAATAGTATAGTAAAAATTGACCGAGATTGCCAAAATAGGCATCAAGACAAGGCCTTTATCAACAAGTATTTTAAGTAGAGTAATGGTACTCTTGAAGAAAATTTATCTGGTCCAACTCAGTTCTGAAGTTGCTAGTGTGAAGGTGGTGTACTTAGAGACATAACCTTATAAGATCACTGGAAGAACCTGACAACAGAATTGATTTAGCAAGTAGAATCGTGCAGGTCCATTATATATTACACACAAGCTCTGTAGCAAAGTGATTCATCATGGCTAAAAATAAAACTGTCCTAAAACATGATGCAGGTGATGTTGCATAAGTTACAATGTCCTCTACTTACAGTGATAGGTGCTTCAGTATAAAATGTTAGCGTGCCTAGAGTGCTGGTACCGGTACGGacactgttgttgttgcagtacTGGTAGGTAGCACGTTGCCCATAGGCACTGCAGAGATAGTAGATTAATTAGCTAGTATTAAATTAGGGAGCAACTCCAGTATCCACTAACCCGTCCTACGAACTGTACGTAACACCAGTTGCCACCTGCTCCTTCTGCCGACCCTGGACAGCATAGAAACCGACACTACCACCCCTACGAATTTGTCACAACTCCTATTGACAACGCCGGCAAGGATGGTGAACAATGTACTGCTGACTGGGTGTTCCCACCACACCAGTCGCTTCGCTCCCCTTGCCCTAGAGCCTCCATTTAACCAATTGGCACAGTATACAAGTTGCTGGAGTAGTCACAAGACATAACATGCAAAACCAGGTTGGGGATGAGACTACAATTAAACATTAtgaagtggaaatgaattccaATATGGACAACACACGCTACCTACCAGCCCTGCAACAGAGTCCGTACAGTACCAGTACTCTAGCCACAATCATAAAATATATCAAATAGCAGAGATTATCTTAAAGCAAACAAGTGGAAAAGCACGACAAGACTCACAGAATGTTactgcagtgttctccccaggcatctcaagacgtgGCGGCCGCTACGCCttggctaaattttacaaggacacGCCCAATCCCGCTGGCTAACGCCGccacgccttgacttatgccCGCCACGCCTTCCTATCTATGTCCtaggcaagaaatgggagacTAGTGGTTTGGGTTCTTGTTTTTACGAAtaaaacacctgttgttgttgttgtggaaagtccaaaagcaacgtcatagagatcgctatgtccaaaatataGTTATGACGTTGTTTCGAATCCGATCCGACGTCATTTGGTGGCGTATTCGCCCACATTCCAATCCGTATATGAGTCATGCCCTCAGCAGCCGTTTGTGCCGTGGAGTCGTTATTGGTGCAttgagagaatacaaagtCACAGGAAAAAGTACATcaacaaattgtgttgttgaagtgatagcccaatttctcgttcttctagtggcgtTTTTGGCACTTACGGAAGCCGATCTGGGAGGCGTTACCCTACACATAATACAAAGCACTGATTACAGACGCCAAAACGTGCTTGAACGGCATCGGCCCAAAGCCAaagttagcgaaagcattgctcaggttagtgtagacacgTTCGCAGTTTCGAaaacttgtagatctcggcgAGCATGCTGATACGCTGCGCACGTCTCTAGTGCAcggaaaattgtcaccgacCGCTTAGtgaacttgtctactagtgctacgttactaactaaagctattacaatcaaTTTTGTGATTTGCATTGGCTTGAAATCTAGTGGGAGGCGCAGCGACATGTATGCAGATTAGAAAGAAGCCCGGATGAGAAGTGGGGCGCTACAGGGCTAGTGATagctagcctcgaatttccagaccagagagcgcacgaactctagtctggaccaagtcgatactaaaatgatttcggaagtatttatcaatagtgtgctaaatggtgtctaccagcgtaggatcgttttacctagatcaacatatcatttgtaaatgccatgagatctcacgaacaaagaagaaagaagccCGGATGGGAAGTGGGGCTATACAGGGCTAGtgatagcttgcttgtgttgtactctgtccacgcatagaaatgttgtacagctaacattttagaccTAACAAGCACCCTATGTTCTAGCACTGTACCGAAAAGCCAGGAAACGCCACTCAGATGACCACACCCACGTTTGAAACAACCACGCCCAATCCATTTAGCCACGCCTACACCGCCAcgcctttgagatattctggggagaacactgttACTGTAAACTTTGAAAATAACTTTCATGTCTAGAAATGTTTTCATCACACTCTTGTATCACCAGGGTATAAAAATGCACTATGTCTCCCTGCCTCTCAGCTCCGCAAAACCAGCTTCAGTTTGAACATACCAAAGAAGTAAAAgctcctaattaattaacgtgtAACTCTACAATAAATTTAAGAAAAAAGCCACAAAATTCATGCATTCACGTCGACGTCACCAACAAAGCAACATTATATAATATCGGTTTCGGTTTCACAAATTATAAAAACTTCGTTTGCCACACCTTTCTTAATAGTAAAcctggtgctttcttgcgttGTCGTGTCGTGTTTCAGCATGTTGTCTGCTAGTGGCACCAACGCCTCAACACTCGTAAACACCTCAATAACGGTGAGTTCCCCTTCAGTGCTCATTTCCCTCTCCtacacaaatcaaacaaatcACACTTTATTCGTAAATAACTATCATCAAGCACTCACTATAAGTCCTTTGTATTTCTCTACAAGGTCCTTTGTACCCGCATGAGCAGGAAAAAAGCTAGACGAAGCCATGGCTTTTGCTGCAAGCCTCCTGCTCACCAAATATGCAGAAAACTCAGTACACAACACGACACCAACACAGTTGCCACTCTAGAAAGCGAAAGAGAAGAATTGAGGTTATTGCGTTTCCAACGCGCGTTAGTTAAACCCCGCCTTCTCGCGCAACGGTGATGTCGGGCTGGGCGCAATTGGTGGATGATGTTGGAAATCGTTCCGATTTGTGTGAAGAGGACATAGTGATCGGAAGAGCAAGAGGCAAGTTGCAGGCATCTAGGGTATTTCACTGTAGTTGTTGCTTTCTGTCTCCTAGGAAGACTTGTTCTGCTGATGAGATCACTAATGTTCTTTCTAATGTTCTCTCTAGAATGCAACATCTCTCTCACTTCCAATAGGCTCGTTTCGGCTCGCCACTGTAGAATATTTAGAGACAGTGAAGGAAAAATTTGGTTATCAGACACCAGGTTTGTGTTTACGTAGCTAGACTATAGCATTCTACGTAGAATTTCTTACTCAGCACGAATGGCACGCTGGTGAATGACAACAAGATCACCAACGGACAGGTGAATTTAGTAACCAATTACTGTGCTAGATTGACTGCTGGTCTACGtgttagttattaattaaatactttattttgatatttattaatagAAGGTACAGCTTTCCAGTGGTGATGTCATTAGAGTAGTTTTTAAGAGAGGCGACGATAGAAGTGAGTTAGTTCTCTGGTTGAAATCTACCATCCTGTGAGTGTGTTCTGGCATCTGTATGGTATGTTATTCTGCTTGTTAGATGTGACTTATCGATTTGAAGTTGTACAAGACCAAGAACAGACATTGGAGATGACACAGGAATATGATGAAGAGGAAGATGACACAAGCATAACAAAAAGTTTTAATACAATGTTTATGTTATCGTATTGTATCACATAAATTTGTGCCCAGAAATACCTAAGCACAATGTCCCTGATCCTTCCAATACTGTCTGCTGCACAGATGACGCTGCAGTTCTGGTATTGCAGTCTACTTATCATCTAAACCGGCATGCCAATAATTGCTTTAACTCTAATCGATAGGATTGTACCGAGCCTCTCGCTAAAGTTGCTCATCTAGAAGATCAGTTGATAGGCAATCGTGTTGATGCCAAGAACAAGTCTAACCCAACAAAAGATGACATGGAGGAATCTCTCATATGTGGGATATGCAAGGTTGCACAAGTACTGCTACTCTATTTTTCTATCAGATATGCATGGTCTTTTCTTATAGGAAATACTACACAACTGTGTCAGCCTTCAGCCTTGCATGCACGCTTTCTGTGCTGGTTGTTATTCGATGTGGATGGAAAGATCTAAAGATTGTCCACAAGTGCAACTACACCAATTCCCTTAAATCTTTTAGACTTAGTGTGACAGTAGATATTTTGTTATGATGAACAGTGTAGAGGCAAGGTACAGAGAGTCAGCAAGAATCACATTGTCAACAACTTAGTCGATGCTTATCTCAAAATCCATCCAGGTGCTTGTTACTATGAATTATTCATACTTTGGTGAACTGATTCGAAGAAGAACCCAAGTGTGATATTGTATGTTTGCAGAGAAGAAGCGAAGTGATGATGACTTGAAGGAGTTGGATgcacaaaacaaaataactGAAGAAATGGTTGAATCGGTACCAGCACTTCTTGTTGTCTTAAATCAACAACTGTCCTCTAGATGTATCCAAAAACTAAACGAGGTTGGTCAGATGACGAATATCATGATAGTGATGAGGACAGTGCAGAAGATTCAGACACGCCTCTTGATTCTGATGACAGTTCAACTGCAGTTGCTGCTGTGATTCCTGTCAGTCAGCCTCCTCCTATGAAATGTCGTCAATGTCCAGGATATTCTGATACAACAGTAACTTCATCTGTAACTGCTTCAGACTCTAGCTCTTCTTCTAGTGCAGCTGTTATTGCGATCACTGCTCCACCATACACTTGTAATATTCCAGCAATTCACATTATCTGCCACTGCTGCATGCAACCAATGCCAAACTGTGCTGTTGTTATGCCAGCAGACAGGGTAGTACCAGAACAAAAATGTATGAACGTTGTGTTATTATGTTCACATTGACTACCAGTAATTGTCTGCTTGCCAGGTGATGTCTGCTGTCAATCCTACTGCCATCTATACTGGGGCTGTAATGCTTTGAACTGCAGAGGTTGTTTGGGCCGTTTCTCTGGTATTTCACTTTAGTCTTCATATCGTGTGTCACCTTGAAGTACAAGgtactttgttgttgtttctgtagAAATTAATCTATCGGACACTCATCTAAATGGGATTTTAAATAAAGGCAACATATATGAGTCAGATGTACTAAAGGTATCATCGGTTATTGTCACACTCAGTATAGCAGTCCCCTTGCCTAttatagataattaattaacattaaacaGTTCAGTCATCCTCTTATGAGATGAAAGGTGTTACTACGCATACAGTGCAAGGGTTGTTGCAATATGTACTGTTAGTCCAACCACACCCTGCACTGCTggtgttgcagcaattgtcttCATCTACAGGATTGTCTGAAAGCGAAAGGGCTAACGATACGCGATGTATTAAAAGATTGTGCAGCCAAACTAGACAATGGTGAATACCAGAACATAGGTAATGTACACGTTGTTGGTTACCTAGTTATTATTTGCTTAAACTGTTATGTTCACAGGAGCTACACGAGTTCCACTTCGTTCCGATACTACAATCTGCTATAGATGCTGTCTGACAAACTTTCAACAGCTCGTCTATTTCTATAGGAAAGATCTTCCTGTAGAAGATTTACCAAGTAGGAAACTCTATTTGTTGCCACTCGACCAAGCAACTCATGTTTAATGCTCATTCCAGTCGAAGTGGTCAGTCGACCCGACTGTTACTGGGGCAAGAACTGCCGAACGCAATACAACAAGCCACACCATGCCAGGTCTTCCCTACATTCAAAGCATTGCTCATATTGTACAACAAGGTTATACAAAACATCTTGTCTTTGTTTGATTTGCAGACATTTCAATCACATCTGTGAGCAAACTCGATTCTGATAAGATGGCGCTATGGTTGTTTGAACATCTGAAGAGATTTGCGTTAGTAGTTACTGTCATGCATAAAATAGATCTCATGGGCAATGTACATATGTTGCACTCAAACTAGTCGGACTGTATCACAAGATTATCTCTCTACACGCCTACACCCGTCATGCTAGCCAAGCTCCTCTGATTGGCGACGCAGACGGACTGCGTAAGTGTTCGTCGCCGAGTCCGTGTAGATCCGAATAACAGACAGAGTGGTGGTCTTTCACTCTGAGCAACGGCGGTGGCACGGACAGGTGAGAAAGCCATGAAGGAGGCTGTGCCATCTTGCGTTCTATAGACTGCCTACTAACGTACGTGGGCGTGGCGAAGTGGTATGAATAATTGGGATGATGTCCGCTCGTCCAGCTGTTGACGGCCACTTCGGTACATCGACGAGACGCACAAGTTTCCCTACAGCAGAGCGAGCGTTTCACAGCGTTTCGCGCATTTTCGACTGCGGTTGCTTGCCTGTGTGATGTCGCTCCTCTGCCATCTCTCACACCACTTGAGAGTGTTCGGAATCCCCGAGCGAACGGATTTCCCTCAATCTTTAGTTTCGTTATCTGCACGAGATGCATAAACATCCAGCTTTAGTGTACTTGCGAAAGCAATTAAGTTTCGGACGACATCGACTGC encodes the following:
- the LOC134185095 gene encoding E3 ubiquitin-protein ligase CHFR-like isoform X1, with the translated sequence MSGWAQLVDDVGNRSDLCEEDIVIGRARECNISLTSNRLVSARHCRIFRDSEGKIWLSDTSTNGTLVNDNKITNGQKVQLSSGDVIRVVFKRGDDRNVTYRFEVVQDQEQTLEMTQEYDEEEDDTSITKKIPKHNVPDPSNTVCCTDDAAVLDCTEPLAKVAHLEDQLIGNRVDAKNKSNPTKDDMEESLICGICKEILHNCVSLQPCMHAFCAGCYSMWMERSKDCPQCRGKVQRVSKNHIVNNLVDAYLKIHPEKKRSDDDLKELDAQNKITEEMMYPKTKRGWSDDEYHDSDEDSAEDSDTPLDSDDSSTAVAAVIPVSQPPPMKCRQCPGYSDTTVTSSVTASDSSSSSSAAVIAITAPPYTCNIPAIHIICHCCMQPMPNCAVVMPADRVVPEQKCDVCCQSYCHLYWGCNALNCRGCLGRFSEINLSDTHLNGILNKGNIYESDVLKDCLKAKGLTIRDVLKDCAAKLDNGEYQNIGATRVPLRSDTTICYRCCLTNFQQLVYFYRKDLPVEDLPIEVVSRPDCYWGKNCRTQYNKPHHARHFNHICEQTRF
- the LOC134185095 gene encoding E3 ubiquitin-protein ligase CHFR-like isoform X2; amino-acid sequence: MLFCLLDVTYRFEVVQDQEQTLEMTQEYDEEEDDTSITKKIPKHNVPDPSNTVCCTDDAAVLDCTEPLAKVAHLEDQLIGNRVDAKNKSNPTKDDMEESLICGICKEILHNCVSLQPCMHAFCAGCYSMWMERSKDCPQCRGKVQRVSKNHIVNNLVDAYLKIHPEKKRSDDDLKELDAQNKITEEMMYPKTKRGWSDDEYHDSDEDSAEDSDTPLDSDDSSTAVAAVIPVSQPPPMKCRQCPGYSDTTVTSSVTASDSSSSSSAAVIAITAPPYTCNIPAIHIICHCCMQPMPNCAVVMPADRVVPEQKCDVCCQSYCHLYWGCNALNCRGCLGRFSEINLSDTHLNGILNKGNIYESDVLKDCLKAKGLTIRDVLKDCAAKLDNGEYQNIGATRVPLRSDTTICYRCCLTNFQQLVYFYRKDLPVEDLPIEVVSRPDCYWGKNCRTQYNKPHHARHFNHICEQTRF